In Nitrososphaerota archaeon, one genomic interval encodes:
- a CDS encoding metalloregulator ArsR/SmtB family transcription factor: MSDRIFEMHAEICRTLGSAVRIEILSALRDGEKTVNQLAEALGLRQANVSQHLAVLRQRRVVATRKEGTNIYYKVANPKIIQACDLMRQVLLEQLKETEQLTKIVGE; encoded by the coding sequence ATGTCTGACCGTATCTTTGAGATGCACGCCGAAATCTGCCGAACGCTAGGAAGCGCGGTGCGTATAGAGATCCTCAGCGCTCTTCGCGATGGAGAGAAAACCGTTAACCAGCTAGCAGAAGCACTGGGGCTTAGACAGGCAAACGTTTCACAACATCTTGCCGTTTTGAGGCAGAGAAGGGTCGTAGCCACTAGGAAGGAGGGAACCAACATCTACTACAAAGTCGCTAACCCCAAGATTATTCAAGCATGCGATTTGATGAGGCAGGTTCTTCTTGAGCAGCTCAAAGAGACCGAGCAGCTCACGAAGATAGTCGGGGAGTGA